The Bos javanicus breed banteng chromosome 18, ARS-OSU_banteng_1.0, whole genome shotgun sequence genome has a segment encoding these proteins:
- the LOC133229837 gene encoding metalloproteinase inhibitor 1-like, whose protein sequence is MGPAFLLAFPLLLALSTPCDACECKIQHPQTFYCMSDIVIIGNILEHGRDTALKRSYRINITQILKIPKKIPPITSVYTPKDWGSCGYEVRTSQQSQLLIAGYLRKGALYFTRCHMVYFWYRLTDEQRLGFQELYKNGCKCQIQPCLLCWRHCPQPDRRECVWRQKDCNYRIWNGDQSLYSMCAPRPDGHCGWTRIDILNYHRETTPPPPRQTTPEMLYIM, encoded by the exons ATGGGTCCTGCCTTCCTGCTGGCCTTTCCTTTGCTGCTGGCTCTGTCAACACCCTGTGATGCCTGTGAGTGTAAAATTCAGCATCCTCAGACATTTTACTGTATGTCAGACATCG ttATAATAGGTAATATACTGGAACATGGAAGGGACACCGCATTAAAACGAAGCTACAGAATCAACATCACTCAG ATACTCAAGATTCCCAAGAAGATCCCCCCCATCACTTCTGTCTACACACCCAAGGACTGGGGTAGCTGTGGTTACGAGGTGAGGACTTCTCAACAATCACAGTTACTTATTGCAG GCTATCTGAGGAAGGGGGCGCTGTACTTCACAAGATGCCACATGGTATATTTCTGGTACCGTCTCACCGATGAGCAGAGGTTAGGTTTCCAGGAGCTGTACAAAAACGGATGCAAATGTCAG aTTCAGCCGTGCCTTCTCTGCTGGCGCCATTGCCCCCAGCCTGATAGGCGAGAGTGTGTGTGGAGGCAGAAAGACTGCAATTACAGGATATGGAACGGAGACCAGTCCCTGTACTCCATGTGCGCCCCCAGGCCCGATGGTCACTGTGGATGGACCAGAATTGACATCCTAAATTACCACCGCGAGACCACTCCTCCCCCACCCCGACAAACAACCCCTGAAATGTTGTATATTATGTGA